ACTGGCAGATAATACAACGATGGAAGAAAAAACATTTCAACGCATTAAAGAATTAACAGAGCTACAAGGAACAAGCGGATTTGAAGATGATATTCGTGCTTATATGAAGAAAAATATGGCACCATTAGTAGACGAGCTTCAATATGATGGTTTAGGTGGGATTTTTGGCCTAAAAAGAGCGAAAGAACAAGATGCACCGCGCGTTATGGTTGCTGCTCACATGGACGAAGTTGGCTTTATGCTGACACAAATCAAAGATAACGGATTATTCCAAGTCGTTCCTTTAGGCGGTTGGAATCCTTATGTCGTATCAGCCCAACGTTTCACATTAAAAACAAGTAAAGGCAATTATCCATGTATCTCTTCTTCCGTGCCACCACATTTATTACGCGGAACAAGTGGTCAAAAGCAATTAGAAGTGACCGACGTCTTATTCGATGCTGGTTTTGAATCAAAAGAAGAAGCGGAAAGCTTTGGCGTTCGCCCAGGAGATTCAATCGTACCGCAAACGGAAACGATCAAAACAGCTAATGGTAAAAATATCATCAGTAAATCATGGGATAATCGTTACGGCTGTACGTTAGTATTAGAAGCATTAGAAGCGTTGCAAAATGAACAATTAGGTCACACGTTGATTGCTGGTGCTAACGTTCAAGAAGAAGTTGGTTTACGTGGTTCTAAACCGTCAGTACACAAATTCAACCCAGATTTATTCTTCGCTGTGGATTGTTCAGCAGCAGATGATATCCAAACGAAAAAAGGTACTTACGGACATCTTGGGGAAGGCACCTTGTTGCGTATTTACGATCCAGGTATGATCACATTGCCTCGTGTACGTGAATATTTATTAGATACAGCAGCAACGCACAACATTCCTTACCAATACTTTGTTTCTAAAGGTGGAACGGATGCAGGTGCCGCTCATACAACGAATAATGGTGTGCCAAGCACTGTAATTGGTGTTTGCGGACGTTATATCCATACACATCAAACCATGTTTAATATCAAAGACTTTGAGGCAGCCCGTGAAATGTTGATCCAAGTCTTAAAAGGTCTAGATAAAACAACTGTTAATACGATCATTTACGGAAAGTAGGGGACTGCTGATGATTATTCCAACATCCTATGAAGAGTTGGCTGTTTTCGTAGCAGAAGGCAAAAGTGTCTTCTTCTTTACGGCAGATTGGTGCGGGGATTGCCGCTTTATCAAACCAGTCATGCCTGAAATTGAAGCAGCATTTCCTGAGTTTCGTTTTATTGAGGTAGACCGTGATAAGTTTATGGAACTTGCTTCTGAGTGGACGATTTTTGGGATTCCAAGTTTTGTTGTGACTGACCAAGGCAAAGAGTTAGGCCGTTTAGTCAACAAAGACCGTAAAACCAAAGAAGAAATCACGACCTTTTTACAAAGCGTCAGTTAAGTTTTTAATCGATAATAGCTAGCCGATTCAAGAGATAAAATAAAATAATCGGGAGATGGATACGATGCTAACACAAACGTATAAGAATATTTTAGTAGGTGTAGATGGTAGTGATCAAGGGAATTTAGCCTATCAACAAGCAATTGAAGTAGCTAAAAGAAACAATGGTCGTGTGATTGTCGCTCATGTGATAGAAAATAAAGTCTATACAATGATGGGGTATTCTTCTTTGAATGATAGTTTGTTAGATCAAGAAACAGAAAATGCCAAAGAATTACTAGATGACTGTAAAGC
The Enterococcus silesiacus DNA segment above includes these coding regions:
- a CDS encoding glutamyl aminopeptidase: MEEKTFQRIKELTELQGTSGFEDDIRAYMKKNMAPLVDELQYDGLGGIFGLKRAKEQDAPRVMVAAHMDEVGFMLTQIKDNGLFQVVPLGGWNPYVVSAQRFTLKTSKGNYPCISSSVPPHLLRGTSGQKQLEVTDVLFDAGFESKEEAESFGVRPGDSIVPQTETIKTANGKNIISKSWDNRYGCTLVLEALEALQNEQLGHTLIAGANVQEEVGLRGSKPSVHKFNPDLFFAVDCSAADDIQTKKGTYGHLGEGTLLRIYDPGMITLPRVREYLLDTAATHNIPYQYFVSKGGTDAGAAHTTNNGVPSTVIGVCGRYIHTHQTMFNIKDFEAAREMLIQVLKGLDKTTVNTIIYGK
- a CDS encoding thioredoxin, with product MIIPTSYEELAVFVAEGKSVFFFTADWCGDCRFIKPVMPEIEAAFPEFRFIEVDRDKFMELASEWTIFGIPSFVVTDQGKELGRLVNKDRKTKEEITTFLQSVS
- a CDS encoding universal stress protein UspA, which codes for MLTQTYKNILVGVDGSDQGNLAYQQAIEVAKRNNGRVIVAHVIENKVYTMMGYSSLNDSLLDQETENAKELLDDCKAYAKSVDFSNVEPVVTYGSAKDMMCKDLPEKYAVDLIMVGQSGLNAVERLMIGSVSSYIIRHAPCDVLIVHPEKKK